A window of the Fusarium fujikuroi IMI 58289 draft genome, chromosome FFUJ_chr09 genome harbors these coding sequences:
- a CDS encoding probable ribosomal protein L23, mitochondrial: MSQVVGLTKLAYSRVWHGVSASAPHATLSTQPGVTPPSLGRLASRIAVLLMGKHKPIFDPSTDCGDYVVVTNCAALHTTGRKKWQKPYYRHTTRPGSLKTVTMDALMEAHGGSEVLRKAVRGMLPKNRLRDKRLARLKAFEGDAHPYKDNLIRFAGIPVGAEGWEKATERVRNGDKKRL; this comes from the exons ATGTCGCAAGTCGTCGGCCTG ACAAAACTGGCCTACTCTCGAGTATGGCACGGTGTATCTGCCTCCGCCCCTCATGCCACACTCTCTACTCAGCCCGGAGTTACACCACCTTCACTCGGCCGTCTCGCATCTCGCATCGCTGTTCTTCTCATGGGCAAGCACAAGCCGATTTTCGACCCCTCAACCGACTGCGGTGACTACGTTGTCGTGACCAACTGCGCCGCTCTTCACACAACCGGCCGCAAGAAGTGGCAAAAGCCTTACTACCGACACACGACACGACCTGGTAGCCTTAAGACCGTCACAATGGACGCACTCATGGAGGCGCACGGAGGCAGTGAGGTTCTGCGCAAGGCTGTGCGTGGCATGTTGCCCAAGAACCGACTACGAGACAAGCGATTGGCAAGACTTAAGGCGTTTGAGGGCGACGCTCATCCGTACAAGGATAACTTGATACGTTTTGCTGGTATACCAGTGGGAGCTGAGGGTTGGGAGAAGGCCACTGAAAGAGTCCGAAATGGCGATAAGAAACGATTATAA
- a CDS encoding probable urate oxidase (uricase): MPYVSAARYGKDNVRVCKVDRDASTGIQTVTEMTVCCLLEGEIETSYTKADNSVVVATDSIKNTIYITAKQNPVNPPELYASILGSHFIEKYSHIHVANINVKTVRWQRLEVDGKPHPHSFFKDGEETRNVEVRVSRQEGIQIKSSLVGLTVLKSTGSAFHGFVRDEYTTLPETWDRIFSTDVDATWKWKKFDSLNAVKAFAPKFDSAREAARNTTLKIFAEDDSASVQATMYKMSTQILGLVPEIATVTYALPNKHYFEIDLSWHKGLKNTGKDAEVYAPQSGPNGLIKCEVSRDNLQSKL, encoded by the exons ATGCCTTACGTATCTGCTGCTCGCTATGGCAAGGACAATGTCCGTGTCTGCAAGGTTGATCGCGATGCCTCTACTGGCATCCAGACCGTCACTGAGATGACCGTCTGCTGTCTTCTCGAGGGAGAGATTGAGACCTCCTACACCAAGGCCGATAATAGTGTTGTCGTTGCCACCGACTCTATCAAGAACACCATCTACATCACCGCCAAGCAGAACCCTGTCAACCCTCCCGAGTTGTACGCCTCTATCCTCGGTAGCCACTTCATCGAGAAGTACAGCCACATCCATGTTGCCAATATCAACGTCAAGACTGTTCGCTGGCAGCGTCTGGAGGTTGACGGCAAGCCTCACCCCCACAGCTTTTTcaaggatggcgaggagACCCGAAATGTGGAGGTTCGCGTGAGCCGACAGGAGGGCATCCAGATCAAGAGCTCTCTTGTTGGCTTGACTGTACTCAAGAGCACCGGTTCTGCTTTCCACGGCTTTGTTCGCGATGAGTACACAACTCTTCCCGAGACTTGGGATCGCATCTTCTCAACCGATGTTGATGCTACgtggaagtggaagaagttTGACTCACTAAACGCTGTCAAGGCCTTTGCTCCCAAATTCGACAGTGCTCGAGAGGCGGCACGCAACACCACTCTCAAGATCTTCGCCGAGGACGACAGTGCGAGTGTGCAAGCCACTATGTACAAGATGTCTACCCAGATCCTCGGGCTTGTGCCTGAGATTGCGACAGTCACCTACGCACTGCCTAACAAGCATTACTTCGAGATTG ACCTGAGCTGGCACAAGGGACTTAAGAACACAGGCAAGGATGCTGAGGTTTACGCACCCCAATCTGGACCCAATGGTCTTATCAAGTGCGAGGTATCCCGTGACAACTTGCAATCAAAGCTATGA
- a CDS encoding probable LYS7-copper chaperone for superoxide dismutase Sod1p, giving the protein MTADNSFETLFAVPLSCDGCVKAVSDSLYKLGGISNVEGNLKDQLISVKGTAPPSAIVEAIQATGRDAILRGTGASNSAAVSILETFEDPVDGFYEEPSRDVRGLARMVQVSSGRTLVDLTIRGVSPGTYKASIRAYGDLKNGATSTGPVWTGEDKKPRGDLGTIEVGEDGRGAAFIDHGFQIWEVIGHAMVLTRQEEKDEPLKNDKDTVVGIIARSAGMWDNDKTVCSCTGKTLWEERKDEVQKGML; this is encoded by the exons ATGACGGCCGATAACTCGTTTGAG ACCCTCTTTGCTGTTCCGCTGTCATGTGACGGTTGTGTCAAGGCGGTTTCAGACTCTCTGTACAAGCTCGGCGGTATCAGTAATGTGGAAGGCAACTTGAAGGACCAGTTGATTTCTGTCAAGGGCACCG CTCCCCCATCAGCTATCGTAGAAGCTATCCAAGCCACCGGAAGAGATGCCATATTGCGTGGAACGGGGGCCTCAAACA GTGCCGCTGTGAGTATTCTCGAAACATTTGAAGATCCTGTGGACGGTTTCTACGAAGAGCCCAGCAGAGATGTAAGGGGGCTAGCAAGAATGGTACAAGTTAGTTCAGGACGGACATTGGTTGACTTGACTATCCGCGGCGTTTCGCCCGGAACTTACAAAGCTTCAATTCGCGCATACGGTGACTTGAAGAACGGTGCAACCTCAACGGGTCCTGTCTGGACAggagaagacaagaagcCTCGGGGTGACCTTGGTACTATTGAGGTCGGTGAGGACGGACGGGGCGCTGCCTTCATAGACCATGGTTTCCAAATCTGGGAGGTTATTGGGCACGCCATGGTCCTGACAAggcaggaagagaaggacgaACCACTGAAGAACGATAAGGACACCGTCGTCGGCATTATCGCACGAAGCGCTGGCATGTGGGATAACGATAAGACGGTGTGCTCATGCACAGGCAAGACGCTTTGGGAGGAACGAAAGGACGAGGTCCAGAAGGGAATGCTATGA